The Cystobacter fuscus DSM 2262 genome includes a window with the following:
- a CDS encoding LysR family transcriptional regulator: MDRVADIHLFLRVLDLGSISAAARSLDLSVAVASLRLKRLERDLGVRLLHRTTRRLHPTLEGALLAEQGRPLVEDLEALGDSLRRSGAEVAGTLRVATSASFGRMHVSPLLPAFMARHPRVRLSVHLSDQFVDLVSEGFDLAIRIGALGDSSLVARRIANNRRVLCASPAYLRRRGTPRSPDDLAAHDCLLLFGAKGRQDTWHLLDATGRGVDVRVRGRLESNFGELLRDAAVAGEGIAIHSIWHIADDLRAGRLRVVLPGYTLPETGIHAVMPQRRMVPPRVRAFVDFLAERFGDNPPWERALAK, encoded by the coding sequence ATGGATCGCGTCGCTGACATCCACCTCTTCCTGCGCGTGCTCGACCTGGGCTCGATCAGTGCCGCCGCCAGGAGCCTCGACCTCTCGGTCGCGGTGGCCAGCCTGCGTTTGAAGCGCCTGGAGCGAGACCTGGGTGTGCGCCTGCTGCATCGCACGACCCGCCGCCTGCATCCCACGCTGGAAGGAGCGCTGCTCGCCGAGCAGGGGCGCCCGTTGGTCGAGGACCTCGAAGCCTTGGGAGACAGCCTGCGCCGCTCGGGTGCGGAAGTCGCGGGCACGTTGCGCGTGGCGACGTCGGCCTCGTTCGGGCGCATGCATGTCTCGCCATTACTGCCCGCGTTCATGGCGCGGCATCCACGGGTGCGGCTGAGCGTGCACTTGAGCGACCAGTTCGTGGACCTGGTGAGCGAGGGCTTTGATCTCGCGATTCGCATCGGCGCGCTCGGCGACTCCAGCCTCGTCGCGCGCCGCATCGCGAACAACCGGCGCGTGCTATGTGCCTCGCCTGCCTATCTTCGCCGTCGCGGTACTCCGCGCTCGCCCGACGATCTGGCGGCACATGATTGTCTCTTGCTGTTCGGCGCGAAGGGACGGCAGGACACCTGGCATCTGCTCGATGCCACGGGCCGTGGCGTCGACGTGCGCGTACGTGGACGCCTGGAGAGCAACTTCGGCGAGCTGCTGCGTGATGCCGCCGTCGCCGGCGAGGGCATCGCCATTCATTCCATCTGGCACATCGCGGACGACCTGCGCGCGGGACGGCTGCGGGTGGTGCTCCCGGGCTACACGCTTCCGGAGACGGGCATCCACGCGGTCATGCCACAGCGGCGCATGGTGCCGCCGCGCGTGCGCGCGTTCGTCGACTTCCTCGCGGAACGCTTCGGCGACAACCCACCGTGGGAGCGCGCCCTGGCGAAGTGA
- a CDS encoding MFS transporter, translating into MTPAPSPTRLPLTLYALTVGAFGIGTTEFVIMGLLQQVADDLHVGIATAGLLISGYALGVFVGAPLLTLATGRMPRKAVLVALMGVFTLGNLACALAPDYTLLMIARVVTSLAHGTFFGVGSVVATSMVAPERKASAISIMFTGLTVATLLGVPTGARLGLDFGWRATFWAVTAIGLVATGVIALLVPHTRNDDATPTSRAILSAIARPQVVLGLVMTVLGFAGVFAVFTYIQPLLTRISGFTQGAVSPILLVFGGGMILGNLLGGRLADHRLMPAVFGTLAALAGVLFAMTFALRVPIAAIAFVGVFGAAAFATVAPLQMRVLRKAEGAGQSLASSLNIAAFNLGNAVGAWMGGVVIDHGPGLGAVTWTAALLPLAGLVVAAWSHALDAREGGAALHATPLSTTPGRAN; encoded by the coding sequence ATGACTCCCGCTCCATCCCCCACACGCCTGCCCCTGACGCTCTACGCCCTCACCGTCGGCGCATTCGGAATCGGCACGACGGAATTCGTGATCATGGGTCTCCTCCAGCAGGTCGCCGACGACCTGCACGTCGGCATCGCCACCGCTGGCCTGCTGATCTCGGGCTACGCGCTCGGGGTCTTCGTCGGCGCACCGCTGCTCACGCTCGCGACCGGCCGCATGCCGCGCAAGGCCGTGCTGGTCGCGCTGATGGGGGTGTTCACGCTCGGCAACCTCGCCTGCGCGCTGGCACCCGACTACACGCTGCTGATGATCGCACGCGTCGTCACGTCGCTGGCGCATGGCACCTTCTTCGGCGTGGGCTCCGTCGTGGCGACCAGCATGGTGGCGCCGGAACGCAAGGCCTCGGCGATCTCGATCATGTTCACCGGGCTGACCGTCGCGACGCTGCTGGGCGTGCCCACCGGCGCGCGGCTCGGGCTGGACTTCGGCTGGCGCGCGACATTCTGGGCCGTCACGGCGATCGGCCTCGTCGCCACCGGGGTGATCGCCTTGCTGGTGCCGCACACTCGCAACGACGATGCCACGCCCACGTCTCGCGCGATACTGAGCGCGATCGCGCGTCCGCAGGTGGTGCTCGGGCTCGTGATGACGGTGCTCGGCTTCGCTGGCGTGTTCGCGGTGTTCACCTATATCCAGCCCTTGCTCACGCGGATCTCCGGATTCACGCAAGGCGCGGTGTCGCCCATCCTGCTCGTGTTCGGCGGCGGCATGATCCTCGGCAACCTGCTCGGCGGACGCCTGGCCGACCATCGCCTGATGCCCGCGGTGTTCGGCACCCTGGCGGCGCTCGCGGGGGTGCTGTTCGCGATGACGTTCGCGCTGCGCGTCCCGATCGCCGCGATCGCCTTCGTTGGCGTGTTCGGTGCCGCGGCCTTCGCGACGGTGGCACCCCTGCAGATGCGCGTGCTGCGGAAGGCCGAGGGCGCGGGCCAGAGCCTGGCCTCGAGCCTCAACATCGCCGCGTTCAATCTCGGCAACGCGGTCGGCGCGTGGATGGGCGGCGTGGTGATCGACCATGGCCCCGGGCTCGGCGCGGTGACCTGGACGGCCGCGTTGTTGCCCCTCGCGGGCCTCGTGGTGGCGGCCTGGAGCCATGCGCTCGATGCGCGCGAAGGCGGCGCCGCGCTTCATGCCACGCCCCTGTCCACCACACCTGGCCGGGCGAACTGA
- a CDS encoding NUDIX domain-containing protein, with translation MAIETLSSKEVYRNRWMTVREDAIRRQDGTSGIYGVVHKPDFTLVIPYENGAFHLVEQYRYPVKGRYLEFPQGSWEEQADAPPETVAAGELQEETGLVAGRMTYLGHIFNAPGYSTQGMHVFLAEELSPGPQRLSAEEGDLVVTRVTVEEFEALVLEGRIKDASSISAYGLLRMKKRLP, from the coding sequence ATGGCCATCGAGACACTCTCTTCGAAAGAGGTCTACCGGAACCGCTGGATGACCGTGCGCGAGGACGCCATCCGCAGACAGGACGGCACGAGCGGCATCTACGGTGTCGTCCACAAGCCGGACTTCACGCTCGTCATCCCCTACGAGAACGGCGCGTTCCACCTGGTGGAGCAGTACCGCTACCCCGTGAAGGGACGCTACCTGGAGTTCCCCCAGGGCTCCTGGGAGGAGCAGGCGGATGCGCCACCCGAGACCGTCGCCGCGGGCGAGCTCCAAGAGGAGACCGGGCTGGTCGCCGGACGCATGACGTACCTCGGGCACATCTTCAACGCCCCCGGATACTCGACGCAGGGCATGCACGTCTTCCTCGCCGAGGAGCTGTCCCCGGGCCCCCAGCGCCTGTCCGCCGAGGAGGGCGACCTCGTGGTCACCCGGGTCACCGTCGAGGAGTTCGAGGCGCTCGTCCTCGAGGGCCGCATCAAGGATGCATCCAGCATCTCGGCCTATGGCCTGCTGCGCATGAAGAAACGCCTGCCGTAA
- a CDS encoding aldo/keto reductase has translation MEYRFLGASGLKVPALGFGVGTFGGKGPLFSAWGNTDVAQATRLIDICLDVGVNLFDTADVYSDGASESILGAALKGRRDRVLLSTKVSLRAGEAPNDVGSSRHHLIGAVDKALRRLGTDYIDLLQLHAFDAMTPVEETLSTLDGLVRAGKLRYLGASNFSGWQLMKSLAVADRRGYSRYVANQAYYSLIGRDYEWELMPLGIDQGIGAVVWSPLGWGRLTGKIRRGQPPPEGSRLHDTASFAPPVDEERLYRVVDALDAVAKETGKSVPQIALNWLLRRPTVSTVLIGARNEEQLRQNLGAIGWTLTPEQLARLDAASAVTPPYPYYPYWNGQFAERGPIPI, from the coding sequence ATGGAGTACCGCTTTCTCGGCGCGTCTGGCTTGAAGGTCCCGGCGCTCGGTTTCGGCGTCGGCACGTTCGGCGGCAAGGGCCCGTTGTTCAGCGCGTGGGGCAACACCGATGTCGCGCAGGCCACCCGCCTCATCGACATCTGCCTCGACGTCGGCGTGAACCTCTTCGACACCGCGGACGTCTATTCCGATGGCGCCTCCGAGTCGATCCTCGGCGCGGCGCTCAAGGGACGGCGCGACCGGGTGCTGCTGTCCACGAAAGTGTCACTGCGCGCGGGCGAGGCGCCCAATGACGTGGGTTCATCCCGGCACCATCTCATCGGCGCGGTCGACAAGGCCTTGCGGCGCCTGGGCACCGACTACATCGACCTGCTGCAACTGCACGCCTTCGATGCGATGACCCCGGTCGAGGAAACGCTGTCGACCCTGGATGGCCTCGTGCGCGCGGGCAAGCTGCGCTACCTCGGTGCGTCGAACTTCTCCGGATGGCAGCTCATGAAGTCGCTCGCGGTCGCCGATCGTCGCGGCTACTCGCGCTATGTCGCCAACCAGGCGTACTACTCGCTGATCGGACGTGACTACGAATGGGAACTGATGCCGCTCGGCATCGACCAGGGAATTGGCGCGGTGGTGTGGAGCCCGCTCGGTTGGGGACGGCTCACCGGGAAGATCCGCCGGGGCCAGCCCCCGCCCGAGGGCAGCCGGCTGCACGACACCGCCAGCTTCGCGCCTCCGGTCGACGAAGAGCGTCTGTATCGCGTCGTCGACGCGCTCGATGCGGTCGCGAAGGAGACGGGCAAGAGCGTGCCGCAGATCGCGTTGAACTGGTTGCTGCGGCGTCCCACCGTCTCCACGGTCCTCATCGGTGCGCGCAACGAGGAACAACTGCGCCAGAACCTCGGGGCGATCGGCTGGACCCTGACGCCCGAACAGCTCGCCCGGCTCGATGCCGCCAGCGCCGTCACCCCGCCCTACCCCTACTATCCTTATTGGAACGGGCAGTTCGC